In Porites lutea chromosome 1, jaPorLute2.1, whole genome shotgun sequence, a single genomic region encodes these proteins:
- the LOC140942787 gene encoding E3 ubiquitin-protein ligase MARCHF3-like gives MEKASLVEDKLSCHCASLGNNRTPCDNLDTDKVIAKQELESTQDCNLRIALDSETCDSDSRSEHCKNESIENRKCDRYESIANPAVTVRGDETTGSVSIAVNECRICQSSGDEALINPCKCSGSAKWVHESCMVKWFQISETSSCELCARDVLIKKKTKPLYQWRLPRGDLGPCSKVDLWYLFVTIFSICTIVGFGIFHLLVKSKEPETTAVFGAIYALCGVMILLRIHYFYMWFTRRSAFWRKWKTMNRVWTVVSPRAVLNANGDVSIV, from the exons ATGGAGAAGGCAAGTTTGGTCGAAGATAAGTTATCTTGTCACTGTGCTTCCCTGGGAAATAATAGAACGCCATGTGACAACTTGGATACAGATAAAGTGATTGCAAAGCAAGAACTTGAGTCCACACAGGATTGTAATCTTCGAATTGCATTGGATAGCGAGACTTGTGACTCTGATTCGCGCTCTGAGCACTGCAAGAACGAGTCGATCGAAAACCGGAAATGTGATCGCTACGAGAGTATAGCGAACCCAGCAGTGACTGTGCGAGGGGATGAAACAACCGGTTCTGTGTCCATCGCTGTAAACGAGTGCCGTATTTGTCAAAGCAGTGGAGATGAGGCCTTGATCAACCCTTGTAAATGCTCTGGCTCTGCTAAATGGGTCCATGAAAGTTGCATGGTAAAATGGTTCCAGATTTCTGAAACTTCTTCGTGCGAGCTTTGCGCTCGAGACGTTTTGATTaagaagaaaaccaaaccaCTCTACCAG TGGCGTCTTCCCCGCGGTGATCTGGGACCCTGTAGCAAAGTGGACCTTTGGTATTTGTTCGTTACGATATTCAGTATTTGCACCATAGTTGGCTTTGGAATATTTCATCTACTCGTCAAATCAAAGGAGCCTGAAACAACAGCCGTGTTTGGCGCCATTTATGCTCTTTGCGGTGTAATGATCTTACTTCGAATTCACTACTTTTACATGTGGTTTACAAGGCGGAGTGCCTTCTGGCGCAAGTGGAAGACAATGAATAGAGTTTGGACAGTAGTTTCTCCTAGGGCAGTGTTAAATGCCAACGGGGATGTGTCAATTGTTTAG